The genomic DNA CCGGAGAATGCAGCTGGAGTCGGTACGTGACATGGCCGCGGCTGTTCAGCGTGCTGTCCTGCCACACCCTCCGGACAGAATCGGTCCGCTGAACTCAAGCCGGCGATGCTGCGCGCCACGGCGGTCTCGGGGCAGCCCGAGGGCCCCGGACGGCAGCCAGGAACTGCATTCACCCGAGGCCGTGGTCGCCGGGCTCGGTAGCGAAACCGCCGGGCGGCCCCTTCTGCAGCTCCCCCTTATGCAGGTGGCGTACATCGGTTGCCCGGCCACCAAGCGTCGGACGTACTCGTTGCTGCCTGTGCCCGAGCTGGCGGCCTGGATCGCGAGCCGCTCAGCCGCCGTAGTGGAACTACGCACGCCGTCAGGGCCGGCCAACGGCCCGGCACAGGGACCTTGGAGAAGCCGGGCCGTGCTCGCCCTGACCCGCTGGCGTCACAGCCCGCGAAGATGAAATGGTCGCCACGGCCGAGGGACCATGTATTCCCTCCGGAACACGACAGGGAGAGACTGTGCCGCCCTACAGCCTCGAAAACCGGCTGGTCATTGGAATCGCCTCCAGCGCCCTCTTCGACCTGAAGGAATCCGATGCCGTTTTCCGGGAGAAGGGCGAGGAAAGCTACCGCTGTTATCAGCGGACCCAGTTGGACGAGACGTTGCAGCCGGGAGTCGCCTTCCCCTTCATCCGCAGGCTCCTGTCGCTGAATGATCTGAACCCTGATGGTGACCCACTGGTCGAAGTCATCATTCTCTCCCGCAACGACCCCGACACCGGGCTTCGGGTCATGCGATCCATCAGGTCTCACGGCCTGCCCATAACTCGCGCCATTTTCACGCAGGGACGCTCGCCGTACATGTTCATGCGCGCGCTGCGCATGTCGCTGTTTCTTTCCGCCGACGACGGCGACGTCCGCGAGGCCATGAGCGCTGGGCTGCCGGCAGGCCGTGTCCTTGGCTCTGCCGTCGCCGACGATCCTGACGACAAGGATCTGCGGATCGCCTTCGACTTCGACGGGGTTCTCGCCGGCGACGAGTCGGAGCGCGTGTTCCAACAGGACGGCATGGAAAGCTTCCGTAATCATGAGACCCTGAACGTTGCCACGCCTCACGATGCGGGTCCGCTCCGGGAGTTCCTCCGGAAGGTGAACACGTTGCAGCGCCGAGAGGAGGAACGGCGCAAGAAAGACCCGGACTACGCGATCCGCGTCCACGTGTCCATCGTCACGGCCCGGAATGCGCCCACGCACGAGCGGGCCATCATGAGCCTGAACCAATGGGGCGTGACGGTCAACGACGCCTTCTTCCTCGGCGGAATCGACAAAAGCGCGATCATGGAAGTGCTCAAGCCGCACATCTTCTTCGACGATCAGGAAAGCCATCTCCAAGGCACGTCGCAGACGACACCGAGCGTCCACATCCCGTTCGGGGTGGTGAACGAGGAAGCCCCGCAGGCTGCTGCCGAGTAGCCTCCTCCCAACTGTCTGCCGCTGAGGGGGCGTCATCCCGGGTGGTGACGAGCGCCCAGGCCGGGGTACCCCCGCGTCTTGCTGCACGTACCGCCGTGCCTTGTGAAGCGACCGCATCACCCACCGGCCCGGCACCCGATACTCCGGCGCCGAAGCGTGTCCTGTGCTTCTCCACACGCTGCGGCTCGACGGCACGCCCCGCCCGCCGGAGGGGAACCCCGGCTCCCGACGTACCGTCCGTCCTCGGGTTGTTCACACACCGTTTCGGCGGCGGGGTGCTCCGCTGTCCCACATGGATTACCCGGTCGGCCAAGACCGTGGGGCCGCCGGTGGGGCATCGTCACAGATCCGGGTCCGGCGGTCCGAACGTACTGATGGCCTCGCAGAAGACGCGGCACCGGTGGTCAGTGAGGCAGCACGGTGTCCAGCCATTGCAGGATCTCGGGGGTCACCGGGTCGGTGATGTCGGCGAACTCGTCATGCTTCTTGAGGAACTTCGCGACATAGGGGCAGACCGGCACGATGCGCTTCCCTGACGTGCGTACATCGCTCAACGCCTGCTGTACGAGTATCGCGGCCAGGCCCTGTCCCGCGAAGGCTTCGTAGACTTTGGTGTGGTAGAAAACGCGCTGGTCGTCGCGGTCGCGATACGCGGTGTGGCCTGCGGTTCTGCCGTCGACCAGGATTTCGTAACGGTGCTTCGGGTCCACTCGCTGGACAGTCGGAGCGGCGGCGGGCTGGGTCATCGCATGCCTTTCAGTGACGCGTTGGGTTTTTGCGGGGTGCGATGGTGGCGTGGGGAAGGGTCGGCGCGGGAAGTCGGTCGCCGTCGTAGCCGTCGACCTTGCCGAAGCGGTCTGATGCGCTCTCCCACGCTTCCCTGGCTTCGACGATGTCTTCGTGGCTCCGACCGATGAAGTTCCACCACATGACGATCTGTTCCTCGAACGGCGTCCCGCCGAGCAGGACTGCCCGCGCGACGTCGTCCGTCTCGTTCGCCAGCGTCAGTGTGTCGCTTCCCGTGCCGACGTATCCCAACTCCGTCGGGTGCAGGAGTGTTCCGGCGATGCGGACCTCTCCGTGGTCGACGAGAAGGCCGTGCTCGAATCCGGCGTCGATGGCGAGCGTGGTCGTCGAGTGCGGCTCAAGGATGAGCTCGGCACCGAGCAGGGGCGTGAACGTCCGCACCGGAGCGGTGTCACCTGCCAATGCCCCGAGGAACACTCTGACTTCGGCTCCGTCCACCCGGACCGGGCTCGGGACGTAATGCTGGAAGTCACGGCCGGTGTGCCGGTGTTCTTCGGGTAGCGCCAACCACAGCTGGACACCGTGCAAGATCGTGGTGCGGGCGGTGGAAACTTCGGAGTGGCTGATGCCGTGCCCACCCGTCATGAGGTTCAACTCACCGGGCCGTACGAAGGCGTGGCTGCCCAGGCTGTCCCGGTGCTCGATCTCCCCGCTGAACAGCCAGCTCACCGTCTGCAGACCGGTGTGCGGATGGGGCGCGACGTCCATGCCGCCCGTGCCGGCAACGTCGTCGGGGCCGTAGTGGTCGATGAAACACCAGGCCCCGATCAGCGTCCGGGCCCGCTGCGGCAGCGTGCGCCGTACGGTCATCGACCTCGGACCGCCCAACGGGACGTCCCTCGCGGAGAGGACCTCGGCCTGCGGCACATGCACACCATGCTCCGAGGCTCCGCAGCGGAGCTCCACGGGTTCCCTCTCGGCATTACTCATCGCACGCCCCTCTCACCCAAGGATGATTTTATGTTCAACAATTGTTTCCGATGATACGAGGATGCCCTGCCGTGCGCACGGCAGGGCCGGCAAGGGCCGGGAGCGGCCCACGAGGAGTCCAGGTTGAGTGACACGGCAGCAGGCCCCGCGAGCAGGCGGGTCTTCATCGACAAGCAGAGCCCGAAGGCGTACCACGCGCTGACCGAGACAGCCGAAGCAGTCCGCGCGGTCGCCGCCGAAGCCGGGCTGGACCGCACGCTCGTGGAACTGATCAACCTCCGCGTGTCACAGGTCAACGGCTGCGCGTACTGCCTCGACGTGCACACCCGGGCCGCCCTCCGCGCAGGCGAGACCACCCGGCGTCTGGGTGTACTGGCCGCCTGGCGCGACACCGAACTGTTCACGGCACGGGAGAGCGCGGCACTCGCCCTGGCGGAAGCGGCCACCGAACCCGCGAACGCCGCCGTCCAGGAGAGCGCCTACGAAGCAGCCCGCCAGGCCCTCACCGACGACGAGATCTCCGCAGCGATCTGGGTGGCGATCACCATCAACGCGTTCAACCGCGTCTCCATCATGAGCAAGCATCCCGTGCGCCCGATCCCGCGGCAGTGATTGCGGCTTCACCCCCTGCCGTGCGCCGAGACACGGTCGCGCACACCACGGATTCAGGAAGAGTTAGTTGATTCTTAAACCATATCCGTTTATGGTTCAACGATGTAGGGCGTGCTCCACCGACGCGGCGACGCCGGCGGCCAGTGTCCGCCCACTGCCCATACGCACTTTTCAACGGAGAACAAAGACATGACCACAGCCGTCAAGCTTGCCGTCATCTACTACTCGTCCACCGGTTTCAGCGCCGAGATCGCCAAGGAGATATCCCAGGCCGCGGAGAAGGCCGGGGCCGAGGTCCGTCTCCTGAAGGCCGCCGAACTCGCCCCCGAGGCCGCCATCAGCTCCAACGAGGCATGGGCCGCACACGCCGCCGCCAGCGCGGGCATCCCGGTTGCCACCCCCGCGGACGTCGAGTGGGCCGACGCCGTGATCTTCGGCTCCCCGACCCGCTTCGGCAACATTTCCTCGCAGCTCAAGCAGTTCATCGACACCCTCGGTGGCCTGTGGGCCCAGGGCAAGCTGGCCAACAAGGTCTACAGCGGCTTCGTCACGACCGCCACCGCCCACGGCGGCCAGGAGTCCACCCTGCTCGCGCTGTACAACTCGATCCACCACTTCGGTGGCCTCGTCGTCTCCCCCGGTTACACCGACCCGGTGAAGTTCGTCGACGGCAACCCCTACGGCACCTCGCACGTCGACGCCCAGGGCAACAACCCCATCGGCGACGAGACCCGCAACGCCGCCCGTCACCAGGCCGAGCGCGTCGTCCAGGTCGCGGGCGCCCTCAAGGCCGGCTTCGCCGCCTGATCCCTCCCGGCCCGGTCCCTGCTCATCCGCGCCACACCTCGGCCAGCAGTTCGTAGGACCGCACCCGGTCGGCGTCGCCGTGGGTGATGGTGGTGATGAGCCTCGCCGGTGTGTTGGGCGCAGTCGCGCCCGACACACCGGCCCCACGACGTGCGCGCTGCTCCGGACCGAGAGCGAGGTCCGTCCCCTGCGTTGCCGAAGAGGTTCCGGTCCGCCCCGAGGGCGGACCGGAACCTCTTCGGCTTGTGCAGCACGGTAGAAATCAGTGGACGGTCGCAGTAGCTCCCATGACGTTCCACTCAGCGATCACAGGTCGTCCGTGTTCGGTGGAGAGCCGACTGACCGTCCCGGTCGTGAGCTGGAACAGCCGCCCGTCCGCGGCGGGCAGCCCGAGGCGGCGCGCCGTGAGCACCCGCAGGAAGTGGGCGTGGGCCACGAGTACCACGTCACCGCTGTCCAGGGCTGTCCCGATACGGCTCAACACGCGGTCGGCACGCTGCCCCACCTCTATCGGTGACTCACCCGGATGACCGGCCGGGCCCGGCGGCACTCCGTCGTTCCACAGGTACCAGTCGGGCCGGGTGCGATGTATCTCGATGGTGGTCACGCCTTCATACGCACCGTAGTCCCACTCGTGCAGATCGGGCTCGTGTACGGCGTCGTACAGGCCCGCGAGTTCCGCTGTCCGTTCGGCACGGCCCAGTGGGCTGGTGAGCGCGAGGGCGAAGGTCCGCCCGGCCAGCAGCGGGGCGAGGGATTTGGCCTGCTCTTCGCCACGCCGGGTGAGGGGCAGGTCGGTCCAGCTGGTGTGTCGGCCCGACAGGCTCCACTCGGTTTCGCCGTGTCGGACCAGCAGGAGGTCGCCCATGGCGGTTACTTCGCCGACTCGACGGCGTGGCCGCCGAACTGGTTGCGCAGCGCGGCGATCATCTTCATCTGTGGGGAGTCGTCCTGACGCGAGGCGAATCGC from Streptomyces sp. NBC_01707 includes the following:
- a CDS encoding 5'-nucleotidase, giving the protein MPPYSLENRLVIGIASSALFDLKESDAVFREKGEESYRCYQRTQLDETLQPGVAFPFIRRLLSLNDLNPDGDPLVEVIILSRNDPDTGLRVMRSIRSHGLPITRAIFTQGRSPYMFMRALRMSLFLSADDGDVREAMSAGLPAGRVLGSAVADDPDDKDLRIAFDFDGVLAGDESERVFQQDGMESFRNHETLNVATPHDAGPLREFLRKVNTLQRREEERRKKDPDYAIRVHVSIVTARNAPTHERAIMSLNQWGVTVNDAFFLGGIDKSAIMEVLKPHIFFDDQESHLQGTSQTTPSVHIPFGVVNEEAPQAAAE
- a CDS encoding GNAT family N-acetyltransferase, which codes for MTQPAAAPTVQRVDPKHRYEILVDGRTAGHTAYRDRDDQRVFYHTKVYEAFAGQGLAAILVQQALSDVRTSGKRIVPVCPYVAKFLKKHDEFADITDPVTPEILQWLDTVLPH
- a CDS encoding pirin family protein, which translates into the protein MSNAEREPVELRCGASEHGVHVPQAEVLSARDVPLGGPRSMTVRRTLPQRARTLIGAWCFIDHYGPDDVAGTGGMDVAPHPHTGLQTVSWLFSGEIEHRDSLGSHAFVRPGELNLMTGGHGISHSEVSTARTTILHGVQLWLALPEEHRHTGRDFQHYVPSPVRVDGAEVRVFLGALAGDTAPVRTFTPLLGAELILEPHSTTTLAIDAGFEHGLLVDHGEVRIAGTLLHPTELGYVGTGSDTLTLANETDDVARAVLLGGTPFEEQIVMWWNFIGRSHEDIVEAREAWESASDRFGKVDGYDGDRLPAPTLPHATIAPRKNPTRH
- a CDS encoding carboxymuconolactone decarboxylase family protein, which codes for MSDTAAGPASRRVFIDKQSPKAYHALTETAEAVRAVAAEAGLDRTLVELINLRVSQVNGCAYCLDVHTRAALRAGETTRRLGVLAAWRDTELFTARESAALALAEAATEPANAAVQESAYEAARQALTDDEISAAIWVAITINAFNRVSIMSKHPVRPIPRQ
- the wrbA gene encoding NAD(P)H:quinone oxidoreductase codes for the protein MTTAVKLAVIYYSSTGFSAEIAKEISQAAEKAGAEVRLLKAAELAPEAAISSNEAWAAHAAASAGIPVATPADVEWADAVIFGSPTRFGNISSQLKQFIDTLGGLWAQGKLANKVYSGFVTTATAHGGQESTLLALYNSIHHFGGLVVSPGYTDPVKFVDGNPYGTSHVDAQGNNPIGDETRNAARHQAERVVQVAGALKAGFAA
- a CDS encoding histidine phosphatase family protein produces the protein MGDLLLVRHGETEWSLSGRHTSWTDLPLTRRGEEQAKSLAPLLAGRTFALALTSPLGRAERTAELAGLYDAVHEPDLHEWDYGAYEGVTTIEIHRTRPDWYLWNDGVPPGPAGHPGESPIEVGQRADRVLSRIGTALDSGDVVLVAHAHFLRVLTARRLGLPAADGRLFQLTTGTVSRLSTEHGRPVIAEWNVMGATATVH